AATATCCAAATAATCAATGAAAGTAAAATAGATATTACAATGCTTATTGATCCCGTTCACGTCTCCGAAGTATTGAAAAACCTTATTATAAACGCTATTGAAGCCATACCATCTGAGGGTATCATCAGTGTGAATGCTGAATTCCTAAACAATAAAAAACTATGTATTAGGGTTTCTGATAATGGAATAGGTATTCCAAAAGATTTTATAAACAAGGTTATGACACCGTTTTTCTCTACGAAAAAAGGAAAAAATAATTTTGGATTGGGATTAAGCTATTGTTTTAAGGTAATGAAATCTCATAACGGAAATCTTCAAATAAAAAGTAAGGAAAATCAGGGGACTGATATGTGCCTGATATTTCCCATAAATAAGGTTGTACACGTTTACAGTAAGTCTTTACCAAAAAACAAAAGTTATCATTTATAGTTATTTTAACTTATATCAAAAAATATTGACAAGTTTAGAATACTTCCTCATGCTTGGGCATAAAAATAGTTGTGTAAGGGATGAATATTCATAAATACAACTTTTAACATTTTAATGTGAGGTGCATAAAAAAATGCGAAAACTAATATGTCTATTTATGGTATTTGGAACGATTTTTACTATGCTTACAGGCTGTGGATTTAAAAGTGAAGAGACGCAAAGTGATGAATTAACTCCTGTCAGCAGTCTTACAATAGGTCAGGAAGAAGCTAATGGCTTAAAGGATAAAACTCCGGTTCAGTTATACTTCATCAACGAACAGGGCATAAAACTTGCTGCAGAAACAAGATATATACAAAATACAGATGTGGGTAAGGGTAACGAACATATGGCAACAGTTATTCTCAAGGAACTTATAAGCGGTCCTGCGAAGGGAAGTCTTTTAAAAGCTTCTGTTCCAAAGGAAGCAAAAGTACTTACAGATATAAAGATAAAGGACGGTGTGGCAACAGTCGACCTTTCAAAGGATTTTATCGAAAAGCATCCGGGAGGGAAAAAGAATGAACAGCTTACACTTTACTCCATTGTAAATACCCTTACAGAAATAAAGGATATAACATCGGTACAATTCAGAGTAAACGGAAAAGTAACTAAAGAATTCAAGGGGAGCTATCAAATCGACATAGCTTACTCAAGAGACACCCATCTTATAAGCAATGAACCCGGTAAAGATAGCACAATAAAAACAACAGCTGAGGATAAGGATAATACAAGAGATAAAACAGCACAGCCTACAAAAGAGGATGAAACCAAGAAGACCAATTCCGATGCGGAAACAAATGCTGATTTGGAAGATGAAATTTTAGAATAATTCCGGTTGGCCATCTGTTATATACAACAAGGTATCTTTTAGGATAATACAACTCCTTTAAGATACCTTGTTTTTTGCAATGATATATTATATCAGGAAAGAAAAAATTAGTGATTACAACAACCACCGCATACATGTCTTTTGGGGCAGTCTCCGCCGGAGTCCTTTCTTGACTGAATAATATTGACATTCTTAAATATGGTCTCAAGATCATTGCTACCGCAGTCGGGACATTTAATTTCCCTGTTTTCACGCTGGGACATTTTAGCCATTACGTTGAATTCACTGCCACACTTGCTGCATTTTAAATCATAAAACGGCATTAAATCTACCTCCTTTACAATTAGTATTATATCATCTTAAAAAACAGTGATAAATAGTTGAATAATTAAAACTTAAATACGGACAATAAGTATTGTTTGTAATAAATAGTTCCGTAAATAATGGAGGAGCAGTTATGCATACAGTTTGGAAGGGCTCTATCAGTTTCGGTTTGGTAAATATTCCTGTAAAAATGTTTACGGCAACGGAAGATAAGGATATCCGATTTAAGTACATCCATAAGGAATGTCACAGCCCGGTAAAGTACAAAAAGGTGTGTCCTGTCTGTAATAAAGAAGTTCAGCCTGAAGATATTGTCCGGGGATTTGAATATGAGCCCGGTAAGTACGTTATTATGACGGGGGAGGATTTTGAATCCCTTCAAGTTAAAAGCGAAAAAACTGTTGAGATAATAGATTTTGTAAAACTTGAAGAAGTCGATCCTGTATATTTTGATAAGACATATTTTCTTGCACCGCAAGAAACCGGAGGCAAAGCTTATACGCTTTTAAGAGAGGCCTTGGGGCAGAAGGAAAAAATCGCTGTTTCTAAAATTACCATAAGAGATAGGGAATCACTGGCGGTAATAAGGGTCTATAAAAATGTACTGGTTCTTGAAACAATATTTTATCCTGACGAAGTAAAAGATTCTGCCCAGGTACCCGGCATACCTGAAGCCACAAAGACAACTCCGGCCGAACTGGATATGGCAACACAGCTTATAGATAATCTGACTACTGCTTTTGACCCGTCAAAATATGTAGATACCTACAGGGAAAAGCTTGTGGAACTCATTAATGCAAAGGTAGAAGGAAAACAGGTAGTAGCAAGAAAAGAAGTTGAAAAAGAAAATGTTGTAAGCCTTATGGAGGCATTGCAACGAAGTATACAAATGTCAAAGGGGACTAATAAAAATGAAAAAGATAAGGACGCTGATAAGGCTGATAAAAGTGTTAAGAATGTTAAAAACAGTAAGAAGGACCAGGTATCAAAGGTAGAAAATACTAAAAACATAACAACGGAAGAAAAACCGAAGAAGCGTACAAGGAAAACCAGAGAGAAGGTTGAATCATGAAATGGATTATACCAATGGAGCCGGTGATTTGTCCTAATGTCAAGACAGGTGCTGACTACATCCATGAGATAAAATGGGATGGTATAAGAGGAATGGTTTATATTCAGGATGGAAGTGTTAAAATTTATACAAAGAAGGGCAAAGAAAGGACAGGTTTTTATCCGGAACTGGATGTTTTTAAAAAGGGTCTTGGAGGACAAAATGCCGTTTTTGACGGGGAACTTGTAGTTTTAGATGAAAACGGAGTTCCCTCTTTCTATAAAAGTTTGATACGAGAACGAGTTCGCAATAGCGGAAAATTGAAATATTACACAAATGCATACCCCGTTTGCTATATGGTATTTGATATTTTGCAGTATGGTGACAATATCCTTGTGAACATGCCTTTAATGGATAGAAAACAAATCCTTGACAAAAATTTAAGTTCGATAACAGGGAATGATACCGGAATATTTTTAACAAAAGTGTACCCCAACGGCAAAGATCTGTTTGAAAAAATGAAAGAGCAG
This genomic stretch from Ruminiclostridium cellulolyticum H10 harbors:
- a CDS encoding Ku protein, translated to MHTVWKGSISFGLVNIPVKMFTATEDKDIRFKYIHKECHSPVKYKKVCPVCNKEVQPEDIVRGFEYEPGKYVIMTGEDFESLQVKSEKTVEIIDFVKLEEVDPVYFDKTYFLAPQETGGKAYTLLREALGQKEKIAVSKITIRDRESLAVIRVYKNVLVLETIFYPDEVKDSAQVPGIPEATKTTPAELDMATQLIDNLTTAFDPSKYVDTYREKLVELINAKVEGKQVVARKEVEKENVVSLMEALQRSIQMSKGTNKNEKDKDADKADKSVKNVKNSKKDQVSKVENTKNITTEEKPKKRTRKTREKVES
- a CDS encoding GerMN domain-containing protein gives rise to the protein MRKLICLFMVFGTIFTMLTGCGFKSEETQSDELTPVSSLTIGQEEANGLKDKTPVQLYFINEQGIKLAAETRYIQNTDVGKGNEHMATVILKELISGPAKGSLLKASVPKEAKVLTDIKIKDGVATVDLSKDFIEKHPGGKKNEQLTLYSIVNTLTEIKDITSVQFRVNGKVTKEFKGSYQIDIAYSRDTHLISNEPGKDSTIKTTAEDKDNTRDKTAQPTKEDETKKTNSDAETNADLEDEILE
- a CDS encoding DNA ligase, which produces MKWIIPMEPVICPNVKTGADYIHEIKWDGIRGMVYIQDGSVKIYTKKGKERTGFYPELDVFKKGLGGQNAVFDGELVVLDENGVPSFYKSLIRERVRNSGKLKYYTNAYPVCYMVFDILQYGDNILVNMPLMDRKQILDKNLSSITGNDTGIFLTKVYPNGKDLFEKMKEQNMEGIVSKKTDSLYIGGKKHEAWFKTKFIKKMLCVVGAIQWKSLQPNSLVLGIKPGDSQKLVYVGKASIGLKQSDLMLIREYSGQLEQEQCPFTSEEMVQLDRTGEKFTWLYPALTCWISFLELTNDGHLRHPKIEGFALLPAEEADGKVLTE
- a CDS encoding FmdB family zinc ribbon protein; the encoded protein is MPFYDLKCSKCGSEFNVMAKMSQRENREIKCPDCGSNDLETIFKNVNIIQSRKDSGGDCPKRHVCGGCCNH